The Euleptes europaea isolate rEulEur1 chromosome 2, rEulEur1.hap1, whole genome shotgun sequence genome has a segment encoding these proteins:
- the PDE4C gene encoding cAMP-specific 3',5'-cyclic phosphodiesterase 4C, translating to MLPSSKPHGSPAASPGPSPRHSPILFRRLKMNQSIRLQRRFTVAHPLCFDIENGLASSRSPLDPPGNTGLGLMLQGGTPHSQRRESFLYRSDSDYDLSPKAMSRNSSVASDMHGEDLIVTPFAQVLASLQTVRSNFATLTHLQERMTGKRAPSNAVPLSTGKGTLSEDASQKLAVETLEELDWCLDQLETLQTRHSVSEMASNKFKRMLNRELTHLSETSRSGNQVSEYISNTFLDKQHEVEIPSPASRGEGREEAKRPMSQISGVKKLMHGTSFSSAAIPRFGVHTDQEGPLAKELEAVNKWGLDVFKVAEYSGHRPLTVVMYSIFQERDLLKTFHIPVDTFITFLMTLEDHYHLDVAYHNNIHAADVAQSTHVLLSMPALEAVFTDLEVLAAIFAAAIHDVDHPGVSNQFLINTNSELALMYNDASVLENHHLAVGFKLLQEENCDIFQNLSKKERQMLRKMAIDMVLATDMSKHMNLLADLKTMVETKKVTSLGVLLLDNYSDRIQVLQNIVHCADLSNPTKPLELYRQWTDRIMVEFFHQGDREREKGMEISPMCDKHNASIEKSQVGFIDYIAHPLWETWADLVHPDAQDILDTLEDNREWYQSMIPHSPSPPPDELGSEKGGGGPDKFQFHLTLQEEEAEESDPEQRTESPLEEENSESKILGTTDDSESASEQPSSPTDKSACLLRDPPGKQKETLDVDNQRTLSRGSVGSAAALSGLTGRGSTKDLEQFLDAEGNVPFLSLGT from the exons ATGCTGCCCTCTTCCAAGCCCCACGGCTCCCCAGCCGCCTCGCCCGGCCCCTCCCCTCGCCACTCTCCTATCCTCTTCCGGAGGCTGAAGATGAACCAAAGTATCCGGCTCCAGCGGCGCTTCACTGTGGCCCACCCCCTGTG CTTTGACATCGAGAATGGCCTCGCTTCAAGCCGGAGCCCCCTGGACCCCCCAGGCAACACGGGCCTGGGGCTCATGCTACAGGGAGGCACCCCACACAGCCAGCGCCGGGAGTCCTTCCTCTACCGGTCGGACAGCGACTATGACCTCTCCCCCAAGGCCATGTCACGCAATTCTTCTGTCGCCAGCGACAT GCATGGAGAAGACCTGATTGTCACCCCGTTTGCTCAG GTCCTGGCCAGCCTACAGACAGTGCGCAGCAACTTCGCCACGTTGACCCACCTGCAAGAGCGCATGACCGGCAA ACGGGCGCCCAGCAATGCCGTTCCCCTGTCCACAGGCAAAGGCACCCTGTCAG AGGATGCCTCCCAGAAGCTGGCGGTGGAGACCCTGGAGGAGCTGGACTGGTGCCTGGACCAACTGGAGACCTTGCAGACGCGGCACTCCGTCAGCGAGATGGCCTCCAATAAG TTCAAGAGGATGCTCAATCGGGAGCTGACCCACCTGTCAGAAACAAGCCGTTCCGGGAACCAGGTGTCTGAGTACATCAGCAACACTTTCCTAG ACAAGCAGCATGAGGTGGAAATTCCCAGCCCGGCTTCCAGGGGGGAAGGCAGAGAGGAAGCCAAGCGCCCCATGTCGCAGATCAGTGGCGTGAAGAAGCTGATGCACGGAACCAGTTTCAGCAGCGCTGCCATCCCACGCTTTGGGGTCCACACCGACCAGGAGGGGCCCTTGGCCAAG GAATTAGAAGCGGTGAACAAGTGGGGTCTCGACGTGTTCAAAGTCGCGGAGTACTCCGGCCATCGGCCACTAACGGTTGTGATGTACAGCATCTTCCAG GAAAGGGACCTGTTGAAAACATTCCACATCCCCGTAGACACCTTCATCACTTTCCTGATGACCCTGGAGGACCACTACCACCTTGACGTGGCCTACCACAACAACATCCACGCTGCTGACGTGGCGCAGTCCACCCACGTGCTGCTCTCCATGCCAGCTCTGGAG GCTGTCTTCACCGACCTGGAGGTCTTGGCGGCCATCTTTGCAGCTGCCATCCACGACGTGGATCACCCGGGAGTCTCCAACCAGTTTCTGATCAACACCA ACTCTGAACTGGCCCTGATGTACAACGACGCTTCAGTGCTGGAGAACCACCACCTGGCTGTGGGCTTCAAACTCTTGCAAGAGGAAAACTGTGACATCTTCCAGAACCTCTCCAAGAAAGAGCGGCAGATGCTTCGCAAGATGGCAATCGACATG GTCCTGGCGACAGACATGTCCAAGCACATGAACCTCTTGGCTGATCTGAAGACAATGGTGGAGACCAAGAAAGTGACCAGTCTGGGAGTCCTACTTTTGGACAATTACTCAGACCGCATTCAG GTCCTGCAGAATATTGTCCACTGTGCAGACCTGAGCAACCCCACAAAGCCTCTGGAGCTGTACCGCCAGTGGACGGACCGCATCATGGTGGAGTTCTTCCACCAGGGAgaccgagagagagagaagggcatgGAGATCAGCCCGATGTGTGACAAGCACAACGCCTCCATTGAGAAGTCCCAG GTGGGATTCATCGACTACATCGCGCATCCTCTGTGGGAAACCTGGGCTGACCTGGTGCATCCAGATGCCCAGGACATCCTGGACACCCTGGAAGATAACCGGGAGTGGTACCAGAGCATGATCCCCCACAGCCCCTCGCCCCCCCCTGACGAGCTGGGGTCCGAGAAGGGCGGTGGTGGTCCCGACAAGTTCCAGTTTCATCTGACCctgcaggaggaggaagcagaggaGTCGGACCCCGAGCAAAGGACAGAGAGTCCCCTGGAGGAGGAGAACAGCGAATCCAAGATCTTGGGCACCACCGATGACTCCGAATCTGCCAGTGAGCAGCCGTCCTCCCCCACGGACAAATCAGCCTGTCTCCTTAGGGACCCCCCGGGCAAGCAGAAGGAGACTTTGGACGTTGATAACCAAAGGACCCTCTCAAGAGGCAGCGTTGGTTCGGCGGCGGCACTCAGTGGACTCACCGGGAGAGGGAGCACGAAGGACTTGGAGCAGTTTCTGGACGCGGAAGGGAACGTCCCCTTTTTATCGCTTGGGACGTAG